A window from Cryptomeria japonica chromosome 1, Sugi_1.0, whole genome shotgun sequence encodes these proteins:
- the LOC131029072 gene encoding transcription factor MYB1-like yields SCRRTIRRTNSSHGVNRGPWTTSEDLHLKKQIQLHEERHWNSISDKGGLKRTGKSCRLRWMNYLRPSVKRGHISVDDEELIIRLHKLLGNRWSLIAGRMSRRTDNEIKNYWNTHLSKKVGRKDPKCTKQGYKHHVGAATHLQLSSDQNEQVCSEAER; encoded by the exons AGTTGTAGGAGGACTATAAGGCGAACAAACTCAAGTCATGGTGTGAATAGAGGCCCCTGGACAACTTCTGAAGATCTTCATTTGAAAAAACAAATACAGCTTCACGAAGAAAGACACTGGAATTCTATTTCTGATAAAGGAG GTTTGAAACGAACAGGAAAGAGTTGCAGGCTCAGGTGGATGAACTACCTCCGCCCCAGTGTCAAAAGAGGTCATATATCCGTTGATGATGAAGAACTCATTATCAGACTTCATAAATTGTTGGGGAATAG GTGGTCATTGATTGCGGGTAGAATGTCTAGACGAACAGATAATGAGATCAAGAACTATTGGAATACACATTTGAGCAAGAAAGTCGGCAGAAAAGATCCCAAATGCACCAAACAAGGCTATAAACATCATGTTGGTGCAGCTACACATTTACAGCTCTCGTCTGATCAAAATGAACAGGTGTGCAGTGAAGCAGAAAGATGA